The following proteins are encoded in a genomic region of Paenibacillus sp. FSL H3-0469:
- a CDS encoding PIN-like domain-containing protein — protein MLKWKPKYNQEDFDFLWGNCIFVFDTNMLLNFHRYSNSTNKDFFNVLTRVKDRLWIPHQVLLEYMYNQESVQIGLKNSYSKIDSAFKKIFNPALEEAKKELKQYKNHPFIETSEIVFKLEGVLSDFYQILQNTEEIHEIEVEQRGKLENSILDLFINVGRAFTEEELKRVIQSGQERYKILRPPGYEDRHKKDEEWKQYDNLIVPDKYGDLVAWKQIILHAKVIKQPVVFITDDQKQDWWRILKGRTLGPRVELIDEFSLEVELDASTPLPFYIYTGDMFLLQAARRFLNKEVINSVEEAREVRLNKDENNYAQLTDDQEKHIANLIEIAKGKNSDLSKIAKEKFDEYLYLFSGDIGNGYLLIDLYRDLNSLIDWLEMKLKEEN, from the coding sequence ATGTTAAAATGGAAACCTAAGTATAATCAGGAGGATTTTGATTTTTTATGGGGAAATTGCATATTTGTTTTTGATACTAATATGCTACTAAACTTTCATAGATATAGTAATTCGACTAATAAGGATTTCTTCAATGTACTGACAAGAGTTAAGGATAGATTGTGGATACCCCATCAAGTGTTACTAGAATATATGTATAATCAAGAATCAGTTCAGATAGGCCTTAAAAATTCGTATAGCAAAATTGATTCCGCATTTAAAAAAATATTCAATCCGGCATTAGAAGAAGCAAAAAAAGAATTAAAACAATATAAAAATCATCCATTTATAGAGACCTCAGAGATTGTTTTCAAGCTTGAAGGGGTATTATCTGATTTTTATCAAATTTTACAAAATACAGAGGAAATTCATGAGATTGAAGTTGAACAAAGAGGTAAACTAGAGAATAGTATACTAGACTTATTTATTAATGTAGGAAGAGCTTTCACGGAAGAGGAGCTTAAGAGGGTAATTCAATCAGGACAAGAGAGATATAAAATATTACGCCCACCGGGTTATGAAGATCGTCATAAAAAAGACGAGGAATGGAAGCAGTATGATAATTTAATTGTGCCCGATAAATATGGAGATCTAGTTGCTTGGAAACAAATTATTCTACATGCCAAGGTAATTAAGCAGCCAGTAGTGTTTATAACTGATGATCAAAAGCAAGATTGGTGGAGGATTCTTAAGGGTAGGACGCTAGGCCCTCGGGTAGAATTAATTGATGAATTTTCTTTAGAAGTTGAACTTGATGCTTCAACTCCGTTGCCATTTTATATTTACACAGGGGATATGTTCCTACTTCAGGCCGCTAGAAGATTTTTAAATAAGGAAGTAATTAACTCTGTTGAAGAAGCTAGGGAAGTTAGATTAAACAAGGATGAAAACAATTATGCCCAATTAACAGATGACCAAGAAAAGCATATAGCTAATTTAATAGAAATTGCAAAAGGGAAAAACTCTGATTTGAGTAAGATCGCAAAGGAAAAGTTTGATGAATATTTATATTTATTTTCTGGTGATATTGGAAATGGATATTTATTGATAGATTTATATAGAGACTTGAATTCCCTAATTGATTGGTTGGAAATGAAATTGAAAGAAGAAAATTAA
- a CDS encoding DUF4179 domain-containing protein has translation MNSIKRDTMEIKHTAQTHPGQEQKQWSAPNKRRSSRNRLSTAIVAVMTTAALVLSPFAVTGQALAASATAAKPSAALAPFVNPEIQGYRQVEYAIKHNLVQPLNTVVKKDGYQLTVNGLIADKYELIILFTAQSDSKRAFVFMPPKGHSLQLSDAITGKVISGKKFNDALVIGASPAKKDHILYGIAKIRLSSPLSTPPKKVAAQFQLGTLTAIELNQLKALDAEMLAAAEKAHADDPDQTSSFSYSPELLKKYDAIKSNVKYSPVLKVVFDINPKVWKQETRTLTPEETIDVAGHKIKVKLELTPFTTVTTLSSDEALFKNREFMETFYMEYNPSLLVKNGTGDYKLEEGASTYTYADHEMKIVSESYFFLNKPQSLRLDFTTMKGRTIKQQLIVDLSNQ, from the coding sequence ATGAATAGCATAAAGCGGGATACAATGGAGATTAAACATACGGCACAGACGCATCCAGGACAGGAACAAAAGCAATGGTCAGCGCCAAATAAACGGCGTTCCTCCAGGAACCGGCTATCTACCGCCATCGTCGCAGTCATGACAACCGCAGCGCTGGTGCTTAGCCCTTTTGCCGTGACAGGTCAAGCTTTGGCCGCCTCGGCAACCGCCGCGAAACCGTCGGCAGCGCTTGCCCCCTTTGTAAATCCCGAGATTCAGGGTTATCGACAGGTTGAGTATGCCATCAAACACAATCTGGTGCAGCCGCTGAACACAGTCGTCAAAAAAGACGGTTATCAGCTGACGGTGAACGGCCTCATCGCAGACAAATATGAGCTGATCATCCTTTTTACAGCCCAATCCGACAGTAAGAGAGCATTCGTGTTCATGCCGCCAAAGGGTCATAGTCTCCAATTGTCCGATGCGATTACAGGCAAGGTCATCAGTGGCAAGAAATTCAATGATGCGCTAGTCATAGGCGCAAGTCCGGCAAAGAAAGATCATATTCTATATGGAATTGCTAAAATCCGGTTAAGCAGTCCATTGAGCACGCCTCCCAAAAAAGTAGCTGCGCAATTTCAGCTAGGCACCTTAACCGCCATTGAGCTGAATCAGTTAAAGGCGCTGGATGCCGAAATGCTCGCTGCCGCCGAAAAGGCCCATGCGGACGACCCGGACCAGACCTCATCGTTCAGCTACAGTCCTGAACTGCTGAAGAAGTATGATGCAATCAAGTCCAACGTGAAGTATAGCCCTGTGCTGAAGGTGGTCTTTGATATCAACCCCAAGGTCTGGAAGCAGGAGACCCGGACACTGACGCCGGAGGAAACGATTGATGTGGCAGGGCATAAGATTAAAGTGAAGCTGGAATTGACACCGTTCACGACCGTAACCACACTATCCTCAGACGAAGCTTTGTTTAAAAACAGAGAGTTTATGGAGACCTTCTATATGGAATATAATCCATCGCTATTGGTTAAGAACGGAACCGGTGATTATAAATTGGAAGAGGGAGCTTCTACCTATACCTATGCAGACCATGAGATGAAAATCGTCTCAGAGAGCTACTTCTTCTTGAATAAGCCGCAGTCGCTTCGCCTGGATTTCACCACTATGAAAGGGCGTACGATTAAACAGCAGTTGATTGTTGACTTGTCTAACCAATAA
- a CDS encoding HNH endonuclease signature motif containing protein codes for MSISDKTRKILWGRSGNRCSICKLELIIDETEKDNSSIVGEECHIISGQKNGPRHDQNRPKDVIDTYDNLILLCRIHHKMIDDQPETFTEDIIKQIKVNHELWVSKSLDQQEDKPPRIKRIKENIPEKLPRITGGKEIINILDRAMGYEFDHDEPKNENEVELISGFLQYLHDFGDLLSDFESGERVRYGFEITKMIKELLDHEYYVFGAREVRVLEGGKGTPSSFPIAIVYLRHKDNLLMMN; via the coding sequence ATGTCGATCTCAGATAAGACTAGAAAGATACTATGGGGTAGATCAGGAAATAGATGTTCCATATGCAAGCTAGAACTAATTATTGATGAGACTGAAAAAGATAATTCGTCAATTGTCGGCGAGGAATGCCATATTATTTCCGGTCAAAAGAATGGGCCTAGACACGATCAAAACCGTCCTAAAGATGTAATAGATACTTATGATAACTTAATTCTGTTATGTCGCATTCATCACAAGATGATTGATGACCAACCTGAGACATTTACCGAAGACATTATTAAACAAATTAAAGTCAACCATGAGCTTTGGGTATCTAAAAGCCTTGACCAGCAAGAAGATAAACCTCCGAGAATTAAAAGAATAAAGGAAAATATTCCTGAAAAATTACCTAGGATTACAGGCGGAAAAGAAATCATTAATATTTTGGATAGAGCAATGGGGTATGAATTTGATCATGATGAACCAAAAAATGAAAATGAAGTTGAATTGATTTCAGGGTTTCTACAATACCTACATGATTTTGGAGATTTACTAAGCGATTTTGAATCGGGTGAAAGAGTTAGATACGGTTTTGAAATAACTAAAATGATAAAGGAATTATTAGATCATGAATACTACGTTTTCGGTGCACGTGAAGTTAGGGTGTTAGAGGGAGGAAAGGGGACTCCATCAAGCTTTCCTATAGCGATTGTTTATTTGAGACACAAAGATAATCTACTGATGATGAATTAA
- the rlmH gene encoding 23S rRNA (pseudouridine(1915)-N(3))-methyltransferase RlmH — MLIQLISVGKLKEKYLTLGIAEYAKRLTPYIKFQMIEVADEKAPDNLSDAEVIQVKQREGERILTQIKSEAHVIALAIDGKLWSSEELAAEIDRLGTYGTSHVVFVIGGSHGLSDDVMRRAQQRMSFGRMTLPHQLMRLVLVEQVYRAVKINRGEPYHK; from the coding sequence ATGTTAATTCAACTGATAAGCGTAGGCAAATTGAAGGAAAAGTATCTGACGCTCGGCATCGCGGAATATGCGAAACGGTTAACGCCCTACATCAAGTTCCAGATGATCGAGGTGGCGGATGAGAAGGCCCCTGATAACCTCAGCGATGCAGAGGTTATTCAGGTGAAGCAGCGCGAGGGTGAGCGTATCCTCACGCAGATTAAGAGCGAGGCGCATGTCATTGCGCTCGCGATTGACGGCAAGCTCTGGAGCTCCGAGGAGCTTGCCGCCGAGATCGACCGGCTTGGCACCTACGGGACGAGCCATGTCGTCTTCGTCATCGGAGGCAGCCATGGCCTCTCCGATGACGTCATGCGCCGCGCCCAGCAGCGCATGAGCTTCGGCCGCATGACGCTGCCCCACCAGCTCATGCGGCTGGTGCTGGTGGAGCAGGTCTACCGGGCGGTGAAGATAAATCGGGGGGAACCGTATCATAAGTAG
- a CDS encoding S-layer homology domain-containing protein, with protein sequence MAVHPAEAATDHSITGLPAAPAWGHFVDTYKNNTPVNMAVYSNPSIGVLSGFLDLWTPGATWDTGTKLNSDVLDYNIQYVADLSKTRTPAEEEAAYYDDRRNQTYGAADGLGPLSEVYRSKSGTFTTINSIPDDATSVKYNDGNDSNKAGDSGSELGKMVDLIGKVRGDYASTSQAKKFYSYMRPFRWKDISVIVPTLVPARSSTPATDGGFPSGHTNASYLAALALAYSVPERFQELMTRASEMGNNRVVAGMHSPLDVMGGRVTAMAFAAGALNDPDNAALKQEAYTQAHEVLLTQTGTAEDRFTDYARNKGQYTQRLTYGFPQIHSTTEPAVAPKGAEVLLETRLPYLSADQRREVLVTTAIPSGYPLLDDPEGWGRLNLFAAADGYGAFAEHVTVAMDAAKGGFHAADRWRNDISGTGGLTKEGTGTLKLAGSNTYSGGTEVNAGVLEGDSATAFGKGNVTNTGGSVVENVYGKIVIEGSFTQASEGTLVLGLTGANDILEVKGAVKADGKLKVNFANSYVPGSGLIPLLTHGVSQRSGQFASVQVEGLPSKYNAQVMYLSDQIALSITDTTSGGTGGGNPGGTPGTPAGNTGTVPGTTGNTPGNGSTNSAEPEKQPQGGVDPFQSGVVSRETVYKTITEAIAASKNQSISFKDTTGHWGSSTIATAVKLQIISGYADGSFRPDAPVTRAEFAAMIARSFGIDTTSAASKFGDTASNWAAGYIGALADKGIVTGYADGSFKPGATITRAEMVTIIGRVLNLGVLQTANPASFKDVSSSYWAADAIRQAASANLVKGISASAFAPKNQATRAEAVAVIIRALESDSSVKALIAGL encoded by the coding sequence ATCGCGGTACATCCTGCAGAGGCGGCCACGGATCATTCAATAACCGGGCTGCCGGCTGCTCCGGCATGGGGACATTTCGTAGATACTTATAAGAATAACACACCTGTGAATATGGCGGTGTATTCCAACCCCTCGATTGGTGTTCTCTCCGGCTTCCTGGATCTCTGGACACCGGGTGCTACCTGGGATACCGGAACGAAGCTGAACAGCGATGTGCTGGATTACAACATTCAATATGTAGCGGATCTGTCTAAGACCCGTACTCCGGCAGAGGAGGAGGCAGCGTATTACGATGACCGGCGGAACCAGACTTATGGAGCGGCTGACGGCCTTGGTCCGTTGTCTGAGGTGTACCGGTCCAAGTCAGGAACCTTCACGACCATTAACAGCATCCCTGATGATGCCACCTCTGTAAAATATAATGACGGCAATGACAGCAACAAGGCTGGCGATTCCGGTTCTGAATTGGGCAAAATGGTAGACTTGATCGGAAAAGTCCGCGGCGACTATGCTTCAACGAGTCAGGCCAAGAAATTCTACAGCTACATGCGTCCATTCCGCTGGAAGGATATCTCCGTCATCGTGCCGACGCTGGTGCCGGCGAGAAGCAGTACGCCTGCCACAGACGGCGGCTTCCCGAGCGGACATACGAATGCTTCCTATCTGGCTGCCCTGGCTCTGGCGTATTCCGTACCTGAGCGCTTCCAGGAGCTGATGACCCGGGCCTCGGAGATGGGTAACAACCGTGTCGTTGCCGGGATGCACTCACCGCTGGATGTCATGGGCGGGCGGGTAACGGCGATGGCCTTCGCAGCAGGAGCACTGAATGACCCGGATAATGCGGCGCTGAAGCAGGAGGCCTACACTCAAGCCCATGAAGTGCTGCTTACACAGACGGGTACCGCAGAAGACCGGTTCACGGATTATGCGAGGAATAAGGGCCAGTATACTCAGCGGCTGACTTACGGCTTCCCGCAGATTCACTCCACGACTGAACCTGCTGTTGCTCCTAAGGGAGCAGAGGTGTTGCTGGAGACCCGTCTGCCTTACCTGAGTGCGGATCAGCGTAGAGAAGTTCTCGTAACAACGGCAATTCCTTCTGGATATCCACTATTGGATGATCCTGAAGGCTGGGGACGTTTGAACCTATTCGCCGCTGCTGACGGGTACGGTGCATTCGCTGAGCATGTAACGGTGGCGATGGACGCTGCGAAGGGCGGCTTCCACGCCGCAGACCGCTGGCGCAATGATATCTCCGGCACAGGAGGGCTGACCAAGGAGGGTACAGGCACGCTGAAGCTGGCCGGCAGCAATACGTATTCCGGCGGTACAGAGGTGAACGCAGGTGTCCTGGAAGGAGACTCGGCAACAGCCTTCGGCAAAGGGAATGTGACGAATACCGGGGGTTCAGTAGTTGAGAACGTCTACGGTAAAATAGTGATCGAAGGCAGCTTCACTCAAGCCTCCGAAGGTACGCTTGTCCTGGGCCTTACTGGAGCAAACGATATCCTTGAGGTTAAGGGCGCAGTGAAGGCGGACGGTAAGCTGAAGGTAAACTTCGCGAACAGCTACGTTCCAGGCAGCGGCCTGATTCCGCTCCTTACGCATGGCGTCAGCCAGCGCAGCGGGCAGTTTGCTTCCGTGCAGGTTGAAGGACTGCCAAGCAAATATAACGCCCAGGTCATGTACCTGAGCGATCAGATCGCGCTTAGTATTACAGATACGACAAGCGGCGGAACTGGCGGGGGTAATCCGGGCGGAACGCCGGGAACTCCGGCTGGAAATACCGGAACGGTACCAGGGACCACCGGCAACACGCCGGGGAACGGCAGCACTAATTCTGCTGAACCGGAGAAACAGCCACAGGGCGGAGTCGATCCGTTCCAATCCGGGGTGGTTAGCCGCGAGACAGTATACAAGACTATAACGGAAGCTATTGCGGCTTCGAAGAATCAGAGCATCAGCTTCAAGGACACCACAGGACACTGGGGCAGCAGCACCATCGCTACAGCCGTGAAGCTGCAGATCATCAGCGGCTATGCGGATGGCTCCTTCCGGCCGGATGCACCGGTGACCAGAGCTGAATTCGCAGCGATGATCGCCCGTTCCTTCGGGATAGACACTACATCGGCGGCCTCTAAATTTGGGGATACAGCCTCTAATTGGGCGGCTGGCTATATCGGTGCCTTGGCCGATAAAGGCATCGTAACCGGCTATGCAGACGGCAGCTTCAAGCCGGGAGCGACCATTACCCGCGCTGAGATGGTTACAATCATCGGCCGTGTGCTTAATCTCGGCGTGCTCCAGACGGCCAATCCGGCAAGCTTCAAAGATGTCAGCAGCAGCTACTGGGCGGCTGACGCCATCCGCCAGGCGGCTTCGGCTAATCTGGTGAAGGGCATCTCTGCCTCAGCATTCGCACCGAAGAATCAGGCTACCCGCGCCGAAGCGGTGGCGGTGATTATCCGTGCGCTGGAGAGCGACAGTTCCGTTAAAGCTCTGATTGCAGGGTTGTAA
- a CDS encoding RNA-directed DNA polymerase yields MLTVDSLIRKGYFPEELSPIFSTETLADTLNTIIPNMSNFPDKPASATKHSIPRVKHLRRMLSIPNPLLQIKLCNTIEDNWNTIDGFLSNTKMTLTKPVILQDSKRAVSRLRHYSYIPVQQALDSTSVRYVLRTDISRFYPTIYTHSIPWALHTKEVAKINRKDALYGNLLDKRVRNSMDGQTLGIPVGPDTSLIIAEIIATSMDVKLRSRLGDIKGFRYMDDYYLYFSTKPEAEFALSTLHSIMKDFELELNPNKTFIEELPVSLEQKWVSELRNYNIRETVKGQHTDLIGYFSLAFDYSKKYPNDRVLKYALSRIKNIEIKNENWSLYESLILNSVIAEPSVISIAALIFYKQKDEGQIINTSLISDTITEIIMNSVKFNYDNEVAWSLWMSKLLNTEVKESAAIEISKSDDNVVALAALDLLNSNLIPRGLDNRKWKSIMKSSELYTDNWLLAYEANVKGWLPSASGRDYVSSDGFFGMLKANSVEFYRGVTPLIPAPLIAEETRDAEDTTDNVGNDTLDQDETIDY; encoded by the coding sequence ATGCTCACAGTAGATTCTTTAATCAGAAAAGGATATTTTCCAGAGGAACTCTCACCTATATTTTCTACAGAGACTTTGGCAGATACACTTAATACTATTATTCCAAATATGAGTAACTTTCCTGATAAACCAGCAAGTGCCACTAAGCACTCAATACCTAGGGTTAAGCACCTTCGAAGAATGTTGAGCATTCCTAATCCATTACTTCAGATTAAGCTATGCAACACTATTGAAGATAACTGGAATACTATTGATGGATTCTTGTCTAATACGAAAATGACTCTTACAAAACCAGTTATTTTGCAAGATTCAAAAAGAGCTGTCTCACGATTACGTCATTATTCGTATATTCCGGTTCAACAGGCATTAGATTCGACGAGTGTAAGGTATGTGTTGCGAACAGACATTTCTCGTTTTTACCCAACCATATATACCCATAGTATTCCGTGGGCTTTGCATACAAAAGAAGTAGCAAAAATCAACAGAAAAGATGCCTTATATGGAAACTTACTGGACAAACGTGTTAGAAACTCTATGGATGGTCAAACTTTAGGCATTCCGGTGGGACCAGATACATCACTAATCATTGCAGAAATTATTGCAACTTCAATGGATGTGAAGTTAAGAAGTAGACTGGGCGATATTAAAGGGTTTAGATATATGGATGATTACTATCTTTACTTTAGCACTAAACCCGAGGCTGAATTTGCTTTAAGTACTCTCCATAGCATTATGAAAGATTTTGAACTTGAATTGAACCCTAATAAAACTTTTATAGAAGAACTTCCCGTATCATTGGAACAGAAATGGGTTTCGGAATTAAGGAATTATAATATTAGGGAAACAGTTAAAGGCCAACATACAGACCTTATTGGATATTTTAGCCTCGCATTTGATTACTCAAAAAAGTATCCTAATGATCGTGTTTTGAAATATGCCTTATCAAGAATTAAAAATATAGAGATAAAAAATGAAAATTGGTCTTTGTACGAAAGCTTAATTTTAAATTCCGTGATTGCAGAGCCCAGTGTAATATCCATTGCTGCATTAATCTTTTATAAACAAAAAGACGAAGGTCAGATAATAAATACATCTCTTATTTCAGACACAATTACAGAAATAATCATGAATAGTGTGAAGTTTAATTATGACAATGAGGTTGCTTGGAGTCTCTGGATGAGCAAATTGCTTAATACCGAAGTTAAGGAGAGCGCCGCAATAGAAATTTCAAAATCTGATGATAATGTAGTTGCTTTAGCTGCACTGGATTTGCTCAATAGTAACTTGATACCAAGAGGTTTAGATAATAGAAAGTGGAAATCTATAATGAAGAGTAGTGAATTATATACCGACAACTGGCTTTTAGCTTATGAAGCTAATGTTAAAGGATGGCTACCCTCAGCAAGTGGACGAGATTATGTTTCGAGCGATGGATTTTTCGGAATGCTGAAAGCAAACAGTGTTGAGTTTTACAGAGGCGTTACCCCGTTGATACCTGCTCCTTTAATTGCTGAAGAAACAAGAGATGCAGAAGATACTACTGACAATGTTGGGAACGATACACTTGATCAAGATGAAACAATAGACTATTAG
- a CDS encoding M56 family metallopeptidase translates to MIYGWFAGITEQTLAASMVILAVLFLQYVLRRFINARVRYLLWLLVIARLLLPAVPDSPVSMLHILGNSKHFLTTILDTGPDTGASKGEYQELPPGEGDQVTYPANNIALDAQGQTDTPRQKVSAVADNRSPAGAVGYPLWLKIGSVIWLLGVMLMLLNGLLYIRRMQRERRRLRRVNAPEILKVVLATRRQFGIKRAIPIYTGGSANNPYLSGLMRPWIFVPEQALQELDASRLRHILAHELAHCKRRDMLWNLLGSLAATIHWFNPLMWLAIRRMKIDREVACDAYVLEVLGEEEAIDYGLTLVEFLKRFSRVRERRGHLYFSNPQQRQQIRRRISMIQSFRNGSYRISAAAVILVALLSIVMLTGVSGEPGDSAVTEPVANSAGTHAEGVAAGERVETPTDQGETLMPLTSIGAQQTEYVTRHNLLVPMNVEIEQDGYQVNITGFMADKNQLILFYTARVDGGRSLFSDGPHFVECIITDGITGKVINGRTHALVSSSSPEQHIKDAIARLPFSTPLTDPPSKIKVEFHLRTLGANDSNIQESPALQTTFDVRANYWKQESHTITSQETLNVAGHKIKVKLQLTPLTTIATFYSDEPLFKNKEFIKSFLEKYGSPFLWWSKTGTGDYRQQPGTSSITFTDYEMKMVTESYYLLDELQSLRLDFMKSPAKPTGMKDLEHTYQMTFDVPGQDQS, encoded by the coding sequence ATGATCTACGGATGGTTTGCCGGGATCACAGAACAGACACTGGCGGCAAGCATGGTGATTCTGGCCGTGTTGTTCCTGCAATATGTTCTGCGGAGGTTCATCAACGCCCGGGTGCGTTACCTCCTGTGGCTGCTTGTTATCGCCCGGCTGTTATTGCCTGCCGTACCGGACAGCCCTGTCAGCATGCTGCATATTCTCGGCAATAGTAAGCATTTCTTAACAACTATCCTGGATACGGGGCCGGACACTGGAGCTTCTAAGGGTGAGTATCAGGAGCTTCCGCCGGGAGAGGGAGATCAGGTTACATATCCGGCTAATAACATCGCTCTGGATGCACAGGGGCAGACAGACACACCCCGGCAGAAGGTTAGTGCTGTAGCGGATAACCGCAGCCCTGCGGGGGCCGTGGGCTATCCGCTCTGGTTGAAGATAGGCTCAGTGATCTGGCTGCTGGGCGTCATGCTTATGCTGCTGAATGGATTGTTGTATATACGGAGGATGCAGCGTGAGCGCAGACGGCTTAGACGGGTGAATGCCCCGGAGATTCTTAAGGTGGTTCTTGCCACCAGACGCCAGTTTGGAATAAAGAGAGCGATACCTATCTATACCGGAGGTTCTGCTAACAACCCATATCTGTCAGGATTAATGCGTCCATGGATCTTTGTCCCGGAGCAAGCTCTACAGGAACTGGATGCTTCCCGGCTGCGGCACATCCTCGCGCATGAGCTTGCCCACTGCAAGCGGAGGGATATGCTGTGGAACCTGCTAGGGAGCCTAGCCGCCACGATACATTGGTTCAATCCTCTGATGTGGCTGGCGATCCGGCGGATGAAGATCGATAGGGAGGTCGCCTGTGACGCCTATGTGTTGGAGGTATTAGGGGAAGAGGAGGCCATCGATTACGGGCTTACTCTGGTAGAGTTCCTGAAGCGCTTCTCACGAGTCCGGGAGAGGAGGGGGCATCTCTATTTCTCCAATCCGCAGCAGCGGCAACAGATCAGGAGAAGAATCAGTATGATTCAATCTTTCCGCAACGGCTCCTACCGCATCTCCGCAGCAGCTGTAATTCTGGTCGCTCTGCTCAGCATCGTGATGCTTACAGGTGTCTCTGGGGAACCCGGTGACTCTGCTGTCACGGAACCTGTGGCCAATTCCGCTGGTACTCATGCAGAAGGCGTTGCTGCGGGGGAACGCGTAGAAACGCCAACGGATCAAGGAGAGACACTGATGCCGTTAACGAGCATAGGTGCACAACAGACGGAGTATGTGACCCGGCATAATCTTCTGGTGCCGATGAATGTGGAGATTGAACAAGACGGTTACCAGGTCAACATCACAGGCTTCATGGCAGACAAGAATCAATTGATTCTCTTCTATACTGCGAGAGTGGACGGCGGTAGGTCACTATTCTCTGACGGTCCTCATTTCGTAGAATGCATCATTACGGATGGTATTACCGGCAAGGTGATTAACGGCCGGACCCACGCGCTGGTCAGCAGCAGCAGCCCGGAGCAGCATATTAAAGATGCGATAGCCAGACTTCCGTTCAGTACTCCTTTGACGGACCCGCCTTCAAAGATTAAGGTAGAGTTCCATTTACGCACACTGGGAGCCAACGATTCCAACATTCAGGAGTCTCCGGCACTTCAGACCACCTTCGATGTGAGGGCAAATTACTGGAAGCAGGAGTCGCATACCATCACATCGCAAGAAACGCTTAACGTAGCGGGACACAAGATCAAAGTGAAATTACAATTGACACCCTTAACAACCATAGCCACTTTTTATTCAGATGAACCTTTGTTTAAGAATAAGGAATTTATTAAATCATTCCTTGAGAAGTACGGTTCTCCATTCCTGTGGTGGAGCAAGACTGGAACGGGAGACTATAGGCAGCAGCCAGGCACTTCATCAATTACGTTTACAGACTATGAAATGAAGATGGTTACAGAAAGCTATTATTTGTTGGATGAGCTGCAATCTCTGCGGCTGGATTTCATGAAGAGTCCGGCGAAACCTACTGGAATGAAGGATCTTGAGCATACATACCAGATGACCTTTGATGTCCCCGGACAGGATCAGAGCTGA
- a CDS encoding BlaI/MecI/CopY family transcriptional regulator: MSTTPKISEAEWEIMKIIWEHHPLTSEQITRLLPASVEWSEQTVRTFVTRLLKKKAIAYEKSGRSYLYYPLVSENECVRAESRSFLKRVFGGATQLMVTSFLEDVELSKQEIEQLEQLLREKKSQGASGNSGKQE; the protein is encoded by the coding sequence ATGAGTACAACCCCGAAGATTTCGGAAGCTGAATGGGAAATAATGAAGATTATCTGGGAGCATCATCCGCTCACCTCGGAACAAATTACCCGGCTCCTGCCTGCATCCGTGGAATGGAGCGAGCAGACGGTGCGCACCTTCGTCACCCGGCTGCTTAAGAAGAAGGCGATAGCGTATGAAAAATCCGGCCGGAGCTATCTGTATTATCCGCTGGTGTCAGAGAATGAGTGTGTCCGGGCCGAGAGCCGCTCCTTCCTGAAGCGCGTATTCGGCGGAGCCACCCAATTAATGGTGACCAGCTTCCTGGAGGATGTGGAGCTGTCCAAGCAGGAGATTGAACAACTCGAACAGCTGCTGAGGGAGAAGAAGTCGCAGGGCGCCAGCGGAAACTCAGGTAAGCAGGAATGA